In Trueperaceae bacterium, the sequence CGCGCGCGTGGCCGTCCCGTGGGCCGCCTGGCTGGCCCTGGTCATGGGGCTCATGGTGCCCGCCGCCCCCCTGGCGGCCGTGGCGACCACGCTGATAGGCGGGTCGATCGCCGCGGCCATGGTCCGGAACTTCGCGAGCCGCCTCACCCTGCTGCTCGCCGGCGCCGTGGGCGGCCTAACCGCCGCGGTGGCGCTGGTGGCGCTCGTGCTGCTCGGCGGCGGCATGACGACGGGCGCACTGGCGGTCGGCGCCCTCCTCCTCGTGGGCGGCGGCGTGCTGGCGGGCGTGCTCGCGCTCGGGCTGCTGCCCATCGCCGAGGGCGGCTTCGGCTTCCTGACCGACTTCAGGCTCACCGAGCTCTCCAGCCCCAGCCAGCCGCTGCTGCAGCGGCTCATCACCGAGGCGCCCGGCACCTACCAGCACAGCCTCATCATCTCCAACCTGGTCGACCAGGCCACCAAGAACGTGGGCGGCAACGACCTGCTGGCGCGCGTCGGCGCCCTCTATCACGACGTCGGCAAGATCAAGCGCCCCGGCTTCTTCGTCGAGAACCAGTTCTCCGGCGACAACCCCCACGACCGCATCAGCCCCCACCTCTCCTACCTCATCATCACGAGCCACGTGCGCGACGGCCTCGAACTGCTCCACGAGCACCGCATGCCGGAAGAGCTCGAGCAGTTCGTGGCCGAACACCACGGCACCACGGTCCTCAGCTACTTCTACAAGCGGGCGCTCGACGAGGGGCAGGTGGAGGAGCTCAACTTCCGCTACCCGGGCCCGAAGCCGCGCTCGAAGGAGACCGGCATACTGATGCTGGCCGACGCGGTGGAGTCGGCGTCGCGGACCCTCACCGACCCCACCCCCACCAGCATCCGCTCCCTCGTCGACCGCCTCATCCAGCAGCGGCTCCAGGACGGCCAGCTCGACGAGACGCCCCTGACCTTCAAGGACCTGGAGGTGATCGCCGCCACCTTCCAGCGGATGCTCACGGCCATCCTCCACAGGCGCATCAACTACCCCAGCGCCGAGGAGGTCAAGAGCCTGCGGCGCGCGCGAAGCGGCAACGCCACGGAGACGGAGGGCGGCAAGGGTGGCAAGAGTAGAGGTCTTGGACGAGACCAGACGGTTCCCTCGAACTGACGACCTGCGGCGCGTGACGGAAGGGTTCCTCGTGGACGCCGGCCTGGTCGACCGTGAACTCACCCTCGTGCTGCTCGACGACGCGGCCATGGCGGCGCGCAACCTGGCCGACCGCGGGGTCGAGGGTCCCACCGACGTCCTCTCCTACCCCACCTTCGAGCCCGACGGCGCCTGGTTCCCCGAGGTGCCGCAACTGGGCGACGTCCTCGTGAGCATCGACACGGCCGAGCGTCAGGCGCGCGAGCACGGCCACTCCACCCTCGCCGAGGTGCTCGTGTTGACAGCCCACGGCGTCACTCACCTGACGGGGCTGGATCACGCCGACGCCGCCGCGTGGCGCCCGTTCCACGCCGCCCAGGAGCGCATCCTCGCGCTCGCCCGGGCCGCCGGGGTCGCGCCGTGAACGCCGCCAAGGTGACGCGCTCGTTCGCGTTCGCCGCGGCCGGGCTCCGACTGGCCTGGCGCGACCAGCCCAACTTCAGGGTGGAGGTCGGCCTCGCGGTGGGCGCGCTCGTGCTCTGCTGGTGGACGGGCGCCGACGTGGTGCCGGTGCTGGCCATGACCGGCCTCGTGCTCGCGCTCGAGCTCGTGAACAGCGCCGTGGAGGGCCTGGTCGACCTCGTGCACCCCGAGCGTCACGCCCTGGCGGCGGCCGTGAAGGACCTGGCGGCCGCCGCCGTGCTCGTGGCGGCGGCCGCGGCGCTGCTCGTCGGCCTAGTCGTCATCGGGCCGCCGCTCGTCGCCACGTTGACCGCTGCCATGGGAGGTGGCTGAGTGACCGACACCGCACGCGGACCCGCCGGCGTCCCCGCCGACCTGCTCGAGGCGGCCTGGGCCGCGCACGCCAACGCCTACGTGCCGTACTCCCGCTTCCCGGTCGGCGCGGCCCTTAGGACGACCGCCGGCCACGTCTTCGCCGGTGCCAACGTCGAGAACGCCAGCTTCGGCCTCACGCGCTGCGCGGAGCAGTCGGCGGTGCAGGCGATGGTCAGCGCCGGGGAGCGGGAGTTCACGGAGCTGGTGGTCGTCTCGTCCTCGCCGGAGCCGGCCACGCCCTGCGGCGCCTGCCGGCAGGTGCTTTACGAGTTCGCGCCCGAGGCGAGCGTCTACCTCGTCAGCGAGGCCGGCGGGCTGGTGCGCACGAGCGTCGCGGCGCTCCTGCCCTCCGGCTTCCGTCTGTGACGCGCGCAGCGGCGCGCCACGGCCGCGCGGCGATGGGCATTCTCACACATGCCTGGGTATACTCCGCCGTGATGTCTCGACGCCTACTCGCCACGGCCGCGCTGGCAGCGGCCCTCACGCTGCTACAGGCCCCCGCGGCTGCCCAGTCCACCGGGGCGGTGACCCGCCTGGTGGTCCTGCCGTTCGACACCGACGCGGCCGTGTCGCCGTACCAGCTCGGGCTACCGACCGCGCTGCAGCACGCCCTCAACCAGCTTGCCGGCGTCTACGTCCCGCCGGTCGGCGACGCCGCCCTCGTGGCCAACAAGGCCGCGGCGGCGCAGGTCGACGTGCCCGCCACCGTCGGGCGGCTCTTCGACGCCAACGCCGTCGTCACCGGCCGCGTGGGGACCGGCGGCGGCGGCGTGACCGCCACCATCA encodes:
- a CDS encoding HDIG domain-containing protein translates to MSGTPRRLAGPSRGRYWLLALLTATAFGLLLYSVYGTRQRTPLRVGEASPQTFVAPVDTQVVDPIATQRERQAARAQIEPVYTSDLQVTTLVLAAVTASGLPAPVVDAVISRYQAPQGVRAAELQAFIDEVTALAPPDRQRETRLVLDRRLAANSVPNDRLTQVARDAAAAAVPPVMQSLESGQVLVHAGQPLTEDQLRVLDLLGLYSARAEAASQTAWIVVGVLLLTIMLVAPLLVARAQLVRVMTFRKVAFLMALTLGTLGLQRLALDVSANFLFALLVPLVVAALLGARVAVPWAAWLALVMGLMVPAAPLAAVATTLIGGSIAAAMVRNFASRLTLLLAGAVGGLTAAVALVALVLLGGGMTTGALAVGALLLVGGGVLAGVLALGLLPIAEGGFGFLTDFRLTELSSPSQPLLQRLITEAPGTYQHSLIISNLVDQATKNVGGNDLLARVGALYHDVGKIKRPGFFVENQFSGDNPHDRISPHLSYLIITSHVRDGLELLHEHRMPEELEQFVAEHHGTTVLSYFYKRALDEGQVEELNFRYPGPKPRSKETGILMLADAVESASRTLTDPTPTSIRSLVDRLIQQRLQDGQLDETPLTFKDLEVIAATFQRMLTAILHRRINYPSAEEVKSLRRARSGNATETEGGKGGKSRGLGRDQTVPSN
- the ybeY gene encoding rRNA maturation RNase YbeY, producing the protein MDETRRFPRTDDLRRVTEGFLVDAGLVDRELTLVLLDDAAMAARNLADRGVEGPTDVLSYPTFEPDGAWFPEVPQLGDVLVSIDTAERQAREHGHSTLAEVLVLTAHGVTHLTGLDHADAAAWRPFHAAQERILALARAAGVAP
- a CDS encoding diacylglycerol kinase; its protein translation is MTRSFAFAAAGLRLAWRDQPNFRVEVGLAVGALVLCWWTGADVVPVLAMTGLVLALELVNSAVEGLVDLVHPERHALAAAVKDLAAAAVLVAAAAALLVGLVVIGPPLVATLTAAMGGG
- the cdd gene encoding cytidine deaminase → MTDTARGPAGVPADLLEAAWAAHANAYVPYSRFPVGAALRTTAGHVFAGANVENASFGLTRCAEQSAVQAMVSAGEREFTELVVVSSSPEPATPCGACRQVLYEFAPEASVYLVSEAGGLVRTSVAALLPSGFRL